The window TCTTTGTTTAGGCATTGACTACATCCTTTTCATGTTATGACAACATACCTGCTTGACATGTTACAATgagtttcttgtttttcttgttttaatgaGATCACTTAAGTTCTAGCAGGTGAACATAACTTAGCATTTAGCTGTGTCTTTGTCATGACTTGATAAAGGCCAAAAACTTTGCTGAAAGGAAACCTTTTCACCTTGACAACTTTATATGGTGGGTATATGGGGTTGTGTGTacatgggtgaatgagaggcttTGAAACGTACTACACAGGTTGAAAACTGTTATACAAATGCAGTCCATgtattatttaaatgaaatctcTAATTGGCGGtgactgaaaagacaaacatccataaaataaaaaatatattgacTGTCAAAATTTTCCAGTTCACCTGTGAGCTGGAAAGCCAGCATGGCAGTGTACATGGACAGAGGCCACCGTGAATGATTCAGTTAGCTGCCAGATGTGGAGGTCATGCACAGCCTGCACTCCAGGGACACTCGCAATCCTTCGTCCCagatcagacacacaaatgtgtggAGGTGTGGCCTGTAGTAGCAGCAGTCCATACCTGTGCACCTGGAGGGCAGAGGTGTAAGTGAAACAGCAAATAACAATTAAATGCTAATTGGATACCAAGTGAAGGAGCACTGAAAACAAGTTGCATTTAAATAAGAAATACTCACCGTGTAATGCAAATACAAACTTACCTATTACACGTGTGGCCTaaccttttttcttcttgtgcttacacaacacacaccattATTTGTAACTTGTGGGCTGTGATCTAAACCAACTTaccacatttcatcacatcaaATCTTCTACAACTCATCCTTTCTAGGCTTGTTGTAATGAGTGGGTTAAACTCTTAACTTGGTCTGCATAAGAGCTTCAGCTATAATTCAGACTAAATGGCATGACATTAGCCTGACCTGTGGCATAGATGCGGCAATCAGCATGATCACAGCCAGCAGCGAGAGACCAGGATCCAGGTAAACCAGGAGGCTACATGCTCCAGAGCTGTGCAGGCACTGCGGGTCAACGAGCAGCATCACCAAGCTGTTGACCAGAGCcagaagggaggaaagaaggcCCTGAATGACAAGGAAGAACGACAAGAGCCAGACTGGCCACTGGCTGCTTGGTACAGGACTCTCAGTGTGACATGATGACTTGCAGACTGGGAAGGTTTTAGATGCATTTTGACTGTCTGAAATAGGAGAAAACAGTAAGAGATTTTTTGTGACTATATTTATGTCATATATGGACACCAAAGTTTGTGGCTAATAATTTCCTTTTTCACATAAACTACCTGCTGCACGCAGGTGGACTTCTGGCCGTTGCTGTGGGGTTTGAGAGAGAGTGTCAGGGATGCTGGAGGTTCCTGGGTTACAGAGGACAAGTGCCCCGTTGTGAAGCGAGTCGTTCACAGCAGCTTGGACTCGGCCAACGCCATCCAGGACTCGCCCCGGCTCAGCCAGGCCTATGGTTTCTTTCTCTTCAGCCAAGACTGCGGGAATCGAACagaggaatgaaaaacaaacatggacactgttTGATGTTCCTTACAGCTGAATATACACTTGGAAGCTCCATCAAAGAGAAATCTGTCAGAGCAATATTATCAGCTGGACGGGGGCACACTAATTCTTCTGTGGTAAAAGATCATTATTGCATAATGCCAATATAAGCATGTAACTAATCAgtaatagtagtaatagtaaTGTTGATCATCATTGTTGAACATAAGTTTTGAGCATCAGTTTGAGATGCTACAAATTccataataaataaattccCCGTAAAGAGTCTTACACAACATTGGACTTTTAAATCCTTAACCTTGTGTgccataaatatatatatatatatatatactggtGCAGATGCCCGGCAGCTGGAGTGATCTTTCAATCTATGATGAACTATACAGCtaaaaagacaaagtgttttCTTACACCAGCCACAGCTTGGCAACAGAAATGTTCTCATTAATGGCTTGTAACCAATCTAAAAAGCATCAGTAAGTGATAAGCTAGGCTATTAGTTACAACTTATAAACCCTTTATAAATATGGCCTGTTAAAAAGTGAAGCCACATATTGTTATactgaatgtttgtgtattAGGATAAAATCAGGTGTTAGTATAAACTTGTAACCTGTTGGTAAAGTTACCTTCGTGGTTCACTTCAAGGTAAGATTCAGTCTCTGGCTGTGCTCTGGCTCTGGCCCTGTCTTCCAGTAGCTGATCCCAGTTCAGCCAAAGCACCTGCATCTTATGGAACAGACTGAGAGCTCCGACCACCACAAGCAGCAGGGGGCGCTGTACTGGGTGTGGCTCCAGGGAAAAGCTGATGATTTCAATTAAGTAAGAGGTACACAGAGAGGCCAGGAGGAGACTGGAAATGAAAGCACCCACAGCTTGAACCCTGCTGTTGGCGTAGGAGACGCCGCAGTctagagctggaggagagactTCTGGGAAGCAGAGCTGATGAGAGTTAAAGGGTGAGGCTGCTTCACGGTTATGCGGAGCAGCGGGAGGTTCATTTAGGGTGGATGACCCATCAGTGGTGCCAGGTGAAGGTTTGATGGATGACCCTGCAGGCAGGGTGGgaggaggtgctgctgctgaggggGAAGCATGTGGTGGAGATGCAAGGTAGTCCaaagaggagggtggaggtTTTATCATGCCTGCAgtttgaggaggaggaagagccaTGCCCATGAAGATGAAGAGCGTGTGGAAACCATCTACCAGGGTGATGAGGGACTTGCACAGCTGACTGACGGTGACCTCGCACACCAACAGCAGGATGGTCACTCCCATCATGCACCAATGTAGCACCCTCATACCTGTGACTGAGAGTAGCCCAAAAAGTATACACATCAGactcattattttctgttataaATCAATTGTAAAATATATCAATTTCTCCAGTGCCAGTGTAAAATCTGCTGCGAGAAAATATCTTTAAACCAATTTGTTCTAATTTAacaagtctttttttgtttttgtttttttatctaagcttttgtgtgaaatactgctgtaaataatgaaatggTTTAGGCAGTTCTGTGCCCCTGGTTATGCTtttacatgcacattaggtAACACAAAACCTTAAGTAAACATGTTATTTACTGCTTTAAAGCTGATAATGACTTTTCCTCCTGCCATCAGAGGTTTCacagtttcattcattcttccaGAAAATAAAACGTCAGCAATGTTATTCATTGTAAATCGAATATGTTTGACTCTTTAGTGCTGGtcgaacaaaacaaaacaaaacaaaacaaaacaaaacatttaaagacaTCACACTGATTTCTGGTAAAACTTGTGAGGGacattttcaccattttctgactttttatcaACCAAACAACTAATCAATTACTCAAATGAGTAACTGAAAATGAGCTGTAGCTCTGCATGCACGAATGgagtgtgttttaaaatacatacaATTAATACACATAGCctactttttttaaactttgaaaatAATCGTGATTACTCCATAACATAGTATGTCCTATCTGGAGCATCTGAGAAAATCTGGAGGATCTCCACCAAGCGCCCAGCAACACACTCTGGTCCATCCCAAAGTCCGCACAcccaaacacaagaaaaacaaccgAACGTATGAAGCGCCGTACAGTGAGGAAGGCGCAGACTTGCATATCGATGAAAGTAAACAACCATTAAACAAACGCATGGCTCGGCGCAGGAGGTCCAATTCCTCAGGTGAAGACTCAGCAGCACAGCTGCACCTGAGGGACAAGGGGCAGTCTTTTGAGGACAACAATATTTTGGACAGGGAGGAGGTCTACGACACTACCTATCCCCCGCCTTTCATCCCTTTCAAGGAGATTAACCAACCATTCACACCTGACCTCAGGTGACTCCCAACGACTCTAACGGCTGTCCTTACAACAGCCAGGAGCACTAACGACCCGAGTGATATCCATGGTCTTGAGAACGAAGTAACAGAGGATAATCATTTGGTGCTCTACACCAGTCAGTCAGAAGTCTGAAGAAGCCTCTCGGATGTAAAGTGAAACGTCTTGGTGGAAGAGGTGGTCAGATCTTTTAAAAGTAGTAATGAATATACTCTACTGCCACATGTCCTACATTTAAAACTGTACTGAGTGAAAAGTGAGAAGGTATTAtacctaaaaaacaaaaaacgaaacaaaaacgaaacaacaacaaaacgtttaaatgaaaatgaaatgaaaaaaataatagtaCAAAAAACTGCAGTATGCCCACCTCCCAAAGTGTAATGTTATTAGATAAATTATATTACCAGATTATTATTAATTGTGAAAGAAGGGCTGGAGTTCATTGATCAGCTCAATATACTTCTGTGTAGTTTAATatattatatttcattatttatttatttacatttcagacaAATGTAGTCAAGAAAAGTATAATAGTTCCCTCTAAAATGTAGTGGAGTCATTCAAACCTGCATAAAATGACATCACTTAAGTACAagcaatttaaaataaaccacaCCAGTTCCCCACAGCATGAATGAGCCTGACCAGACCATCATTAACTCCTGTAGAGTTATAAAGTATTCctatttttcttcagtgtttctgctttctGTTACTTTATACCTCTAGTTCACAATGGttaatttattttataactTAAGGCAAAGCCACATGGCAGATTAAgattaataatataaaatcaaCCAATAAATCATGATGtattattatacattttttttttaagatgagaTGTATTGATTCCTAATTCAGCAGCTTATAAAGTAATTCA of the Toxotes jaculatrix isolate fToxJac2 chromosome 9, fToxJac2.pri, whole genome shotgun sequence genome contains:
- the LOC121187367 gene encoding LOW QUALITY PROTEIN: zinc transporter 1 (The sequence of the model RefSeq protein was modified relative to this genomic sequence to represent the inferred CDS: substituted 1 base at 1 genomic stop codon) — protein: MRVLHWCMMGVTILLLVCEVTVSQLCKSLITLVDGFHTLFIFMGMALPPPQTAGMIKPPPSSLDYLASPPHASPSAAAPPPTLPAGSSIKPSPGTTDGSSTLNEPPAAPHNREAASPFNSHQLCFPEVSPPALDCGVSYANSRVQAVGAFISSLLLASLCTSYLIEIISFSLEPHPVQRPLLLVVVGALSLFHKMQVLWLNWDQLLEDRARARAQPETESYLEVNHEVLAEEKETIGLAEPGRVLDGVGRVQAAVNDSLHNGALVLCNPGTSSIPDTLSQTPQQRPEVHLRAAGSLCEKGNYXPQTLVSIYDINIVTKNLLLFSPISDSQNASKTFPVCKSSCHTESPVPSSQWPVWLLSFFLVIQGLLSSLLALVNSLVMLLVDPQCLHSSGACSLLVYLDPGLSLLAVIMLIAASMPQVHRYGLLLLQATPPHICVSDLGRRIASVPGVQAVHDLHIWQLTESFTVASVHVHCHAGFPAHRCADLMSGVTKVLQSVGVSCCTVQPEFASCSGCSAGSGSDASPVVHREDPSLPPLLACSLACGKACTGNMSCSPTEVKTRSLLAPPTGETKEEPQTLVIENTFL